In Anabrus simplex isolate iqAnaSimp1 chromosome 12, ASM4041472v1, whole genome shotgun sequence, a genomic segment contains:
- the kay gene encoding transcription factor kayak isoform X2: MSQLVPLGPLLLDRDDDNSYLTMYSDWGRDDKKLFVPLDGLHSGVPTRTTPTLTPTTLRNIEQTFIELQSEVESHQNEAGFVPPVVQPITQGSTYMSLVENKGWQGGITSVAHSSSRPLVSNAVATISTASTTTRRNTGGRRPAKNAGLSPEEEERRRIRRERNKMAAARCRKRRVDHTNALLLETEGLEQKKQGLQQEIQQLQMQKEELEFLLEAHKACCRLNGSLDPPSPPDIKPFAFPPMKLPEDEAHLKSESAEAAVVATRSAPLCQPPPAKRMMIGSDATGGAKPPRPNSLPVAAAFTPSHSTLKAAVAVSEVAGVPITTPSSGIPFNFDSLMEGGTGLTPVSAPLVPSCSSQQRNSGCVDLSSPDSVPPKLVSL; the protein is encoded by the exons ATGTCGCAGCTGGTTCCTTTAGGCCCATTGCTGTTGGACCGTGACGACGACAATAGCTACCTTACAATGTATTCTGACTGGGGACGAGATGACAAGAAGTTG TTTGTGCCTTTGGATGGTCTGCACTCTGGTGTACCAACAAGAACGACGCCAACGCTGACCCCAACGACTCTCCGCAACATCGAGCAGACGTTCATTGAGCTGCAAAGTGAAGTGGAGAGCCATCAGAACGAGGCTGGCTTTGTGCCTCCGGTGGTGCAGCCCATCACGCAAG GTAGCACATACATGAGTCTCGTGGAGAACAAAGGCTGGCAGGGGGGTATCACATCGGTTGCGCACTCGAGTTCGCGACCACTTGTGAGCAATGCAGTTGCGACCATCTCCACGGCATCCACAACGACGCGCAGGAATACGGGAGGGAGACGGCCGGCCAAAAATGCAGGG CTGAGTCCCGAAGAGGAGGAGAGACGTAGGATCAGACGTGAGAGAAACAAAATGGCAGCTGCAAGATGCAGAAAGAGGAGAGTGGACCACACCAACGCTCTACTTCTT GAAACTGAGGGACTAGAACAGAAGAAGCAAGGACTGCAGCAGGAGATACAGCAGCTGCAGATGCAGAAGGAGGAGCTGGAGTTCCTTCTCGAGGCTCACAAGGCGTGTTGCCGCCTCAATGGATCTTTGGACCCCCCTTCTCCTCCGGACATAAAGCCGTTCGCGTTTCCTCCCATGAAGCTGCCCGAAGACGAGGCGCATCTCAAGTCCGAATCTGCAGAAGCGGCCGTGGTGGCGACTCGTTCGGCGCCGCTGTGCCAACCGCCGCCGGCAAAACGGATGATGATCGGATCGGACGCGACCGGCGGTGCCAAGCCACCTCGACCTAACTCTCTCCCCGTGGCTGCGGCCTTCACTCCCTCCCACAGTACCCTCAAGGCCGCTGTAGCAGTGTCGGAGGTCGCGGGAGTACCCATCACCACGCCCTCGTCGGGGATCCCCTTCAACTTCGACTCCCTCATGGAAGGCGGCACGGGTCTGACGCCCGTGTCCGCCCCTCTAGTGCCGTCGTGCTCGAGCCAGCAGCGCAACTCGGGGTGCGTGGATCTTTCGAGCCCGGATTCTGTTCCGCCCAAGCTGGTCTCGTTGTGA
- the kay gene encoding transcription factor kayak isoform X3: protein MMEPLDLSSFFPPELWFQQFVPLDGLHSGVPTRTTPTLTPTTLRNIEQTFIELQSEVESHQNEAGFVPPVVQPITQGSTYMSLVENKGWQGGITSVAHSSSRPLVSNAVATISTASTTTRRNTGGRRPAKNAGLSPEEEERRRIRRERNKMAAARCRKRRVDHTNALLLETEGLEQKKQGLQQEIQQLQMQKEELEFLLEAHKACCRLNGSLDPPSPPDIKPFAFPPMKLPEDEAHLKSESAEAAVVATRSAPLCQPPPAKRMMIGSDATGGAKPPRPNSLPVAAAFTPSHSTLKAAVAVSEVAGVPITTPSSGIPFNFDSLMEGGTGLTPVSAPLVPSCSSQQRNSGCVDLSSPDSVPPKLVSL from the exons aTGATGGAGCCGTTGGATTTGAGCAGTTTCTTTCCACCGGAACTGTGGTTTCAGCAG TTTGTGCCTTTGGATGGTCTGCACTCTGGTGTACCAACAAGAACGACGCCAACGCTGACCCCAACGACTCTCCGCAACATCGAGCAGACGTTCATTGAGCTGCAAAGTGAAGTGGAGAGCCATCAGAACGAGGCTGGCTTTGTGCCTCCGGTGGTGCAGCCCATCACGCAAG GTAGCACATACATGAGTCTCGTGGAGAACAAAGGCTGGCAGGGGGGTATCACATCGGTTGCGCACTCGAGTTCGCGACCACTTGTGAGCAATGCAGTTGCGACCATCTCCACGGCATCCACAACGACGCGCAGGAATACGGGAGGGAGACGGCCGGCCAAAAATGCAGGG CTGAGTCCCGAAGAGGAGGAGAGACGTAGGATCAGACGTGAGAGAAACAAAATGGCAGCTGCAAGATGCAGAAAGAGGAGAGTGGACCACACCAACGCTCTACTTCTT GAAACTGAGGGACTAGAACAGAAGAAGCAAGGACTGCAGCAGGAGATACAGCAGCTGCAGATGCAGAAGGAGGAGCTGGAGTTCCTTCTCGAGGCTCACAAGGCGTGTTGCCGCCTCAATGGATCTTTGGACCCCCCTTCTCCTCCGGACATAAAGCCGTTCGCGTTTCCTCCCATGAAGCTGCCCGAAGACGAGGCGCATCTCAAGTCCGAATCTGCAGAAGCGGCCGTGGTGGCGACTCGTTCGGCGCCGCTGTGCCAACCGCCGCCGGCAAAACGGATGATGATCGGATCGGACGCGACCGGCGGTGCCAAGCCACCTCGACCTAACTCTCTCCCCGTGGCTGCGGCCTTCACTCCCTCCCACAGTACCCTCAAGGCCGCTGTAGCAGTGTCGGAGGTCGCGGGAGTACCCATCACCACGCCCTCGTCGGGGATCCCCTTCAACTTCGACTCCCTCATGGAAGGCGGCACGGGTCTGACGCCCGTGTCCGCCCCTCTAGTGCCGTCGTGCTCGAGCCAGCAGCGCAACTCGGGGTGCGTGGATCTTTCGAGCCCGGATTCTGTTCCGCCCAAGCTGGTCTCGTTGTGA